The following nucleotide sequence is from Acyrthosiphon pisum isolate AL4f chromosome A2, pea_aphid_22Mar2018_4r6ur, whole genome shotgun sequence.
cacataaattgataaaaaaaataaaattgaaaattgaaaatgaaaaacatcaaaacaaacaaaatattttgaaaacgttatggtgtatagaaaatgagaatataaaaattcagtaaaaattatggtcgtttgttttagagttatactaaaaccaaaatcaattttgtagaaaatcaattttgcgtaaaaattccctttttctttacatttgtatttgtttcTCTCGGCACTTGAAAACTACcttaaaaactactgggaattttaaattttgacctcctaaatggaccaactagattcacttttccattaAACAactattgaagttgaaaattgaagtattattttaactacaagATAACGTACAGGATAACTAAGAGTACtacaaaatcaatacattcatcgctcagaatctaaaaaaaaagaccAAAAGGTAGACCATATAGGAGACAAAAGACGTTGTAGAGAAAGATACCAAAATATTGGGAAGAAATGCGTCTGTTGACCTTTAATAAGAGAAAATAGAGAGAATTGCTTGTGGCAGGTCAGGTCGTACAGGGACCATCAAGCTAAGAGaagatttttattcattaaaattttttgaaatctcattaattttgttgaattaaGTTAATGATTCAGTccttaaagaaatattttaaattcaataagtatGTACTTTTGTTTacgaagttaatatttttaaaattaatgagttacttcaaaaaaaattagaaatttaaaaaaatcataaaatataaaccacttgactttgataaatgtttttacaaacaAAAGTTTTCTAAAAACTAGATATACAAATtggctaaaaataattaaattattttttatttttaataataaaaataaaaataaaaatgtgatatcGCACGTGTAGAGCACGAgtcgataatttatttatatataaaaaaaaaattaaataatattgattagaacaagttatttaatttgtcaggttTTCCTGTTACAatctgtatataattattatacctacctctAAAACATCTGTGTTGAAAGGTGACGAATGATGTTCCCATTTCATAAGTTCATTAACTCTTAGTGGTGCTTCAGATTTTTTGTCATCACATTCAAATGCACTATTATCACTAAGAACTACACCTTTTCCACCACAATTACATTCCAATAAATCATGAGTTGAGCACAAAGcatcttttttaaaattaaataagtccTAAAACatgaaatgttaatatttaaaatttagtaaaatgttgaaaaagttCAAGTATACTTTTAGTTGTTCAAAtgacaattttgtattattttgattatcagGATTTGTAATGGCTTCACTCAGGCCAGTCTTACTAATCtgtctttgaaatattttttcttctattgTACCACTTGTAAGTAACCTATaaatgtgaacattttttttctgaccGTCTCTCCAAATTCTAGCCATAGCTTGTTGGTCAGAAGCTGGATTCCAATCAGagtcatataaaattaaatttgatgcGCCAACAAGATTCAAACCAACACCGCCTGCTTTTGCACTTAATAAAAGAACACCTAAAAATAaatccattaattattataaaattaatatacagtgAATGcctgattataaaaacaattaagtacTGTAATTAgagtttgaattattaaattttttaactatatcaGTTCGTTGAGCAGTAGCAGTAGATCCATCAAGTctcaaatatttgtaatgtttcATATCACATAACTTAACAAATATATCTAAAGTctgagtataatatgatatcaaaaCGGTTTTTTCGGAACCATTTTTATGCAACTCTTTTAATAAGTTGTCAACAACTATAAGCTTTCCTGAACTTTCTATTAATGAGTGTTTTAAAGTAATAGTGCGATTCAAATGTTGATTTAAGGtctcctaaaaaaaatattaattttacattaggtacttttgatttcaaatttatataataggttcataatataaacaataaattcttTATACTTCAGTAGTATCGGAGTTATTGCGGTTGTTCAGTATTAATTCTGGATGGTTGCAAACTTTTTTCAACATAGTAATGACACTGAAGTGTGAAATTGTACTCAAACCAAATTCTTGTACACGATTTTCCCAATATGAAACAGTTTCTTCGTATAAACggcactaaaatattatttacattaaacaaGTTATACATTCAAATGtctgaaattatttgaaataatgtgATTACTTGAATAGGAGCCATTGCACAGAATACTACAGATTCGTATTTAGAAGGTAGATATTTGTTGTTAACATCTTGAGTccttcttaaaataaatttttcagtTACTTCATTAAGTTCTGAAGCTTTTCGTTTTCCCAGCGAAATTATTTGTGGATGGCATTCTGGTTGTTGAGATTCCACAATTTTATCTTCAAACTCACGCTTGAACATTGAATATGTTCCCAATATTCCAGGATTAACAAAGTCTATAAGTGCATAAAATTCAGCTAGCTCATTTTGAATTGGTGTACCAGTCAATAAAACTCTTCGTTTACATTCTATCTTTGTTAATGCTAAATATGTATTAgtactgttattttttaaccGATGGCCTTCATCACATACCATCAAATCAAAATGTAGTTTTTCAATTTCTTCAATATAACGCACTAACATTTCATATGAAGTTATCATTACAGGATAACTCCGAGCAGGTAATCTAGCAAACTCTgagggtttttttttctatatatttgaaaaaaaataaaatctataatcaattaggttaaaaaatatttgaaaaaacttaCTTGATCTACAGAAAACAGCCTTAGTCTATCTCTTCCTAACCACCTAGTAAATTCATTTTCCCAATTTCCTACAAGACTACTAGGAGCAACTATCAATACTCTTTTGGCCAATGGAATACCTCCATATGGTCCTCGCTTCAGTAACATCCTACATTAAGACATGTAGAACAAGTCAAAATTGtggtcatattaaaataaatatttacataccaaACCAAACAAATAGTTTGTAATGTCTTGCCAAGACCCATTTCATCAGCCAAAATAGCACCAAAACATTCTTGAGCCTTAAATCCAGAAACACATTCATACAAGAAAATGATGCCAGTTTTTTGATGAGGTCTTAGGTGTTTTGCCAAAAAAGGTTCAAGCACAACTGAAGtgatttcttctttttttttgttgaagaaagactttatatttaataaataaataatacaatgaacatacaatattttattatattttagctaaTTTACTTGATGATCAATATCAGGTTCAGGCATGATTAGTGCTTCAGGAGAACTAACATCTACTAATATTTTTGGTCGTTTACGGAGAGGTTCTGCACATGAAGTAACAGTTGATTTTTCAATCGCTGCAGTATCAAATTCTGTAACTAAATCTAATACTTGGACTTGCTTATTACCAACAACAATAATTGAACCATCTTctaaatttaaagattttaagtcACTGGTAGAACCTAATTTGTGACCATCTAAGTcctaaaatgatataattatattaaataagaaaaccATAGcaaaattatgtgtatatttagtACTAATTATTACATGAAGTGCTGCAAATTTATCAGATACAATTAGGTATCCATCACCTTCCCATGTTTTGTGCttcttttttgtttgtttgccCCAAGTAACGTTATATCTAAAaccaaaatgttaattaatatctatataatatttgaccaATAGTCTATAAAGAATACTAACTTTTTACTCTCCAAGGTATTTGATGGTTGAATAACATTCTCTTTAACTTCTTGTTGTTCATCAATTTCTGATGCATGTTTATTGGGCTTGATAGTCTTATGTACtacagaatttttaatttttttagatatattttgagGAAGTTGCAAAGGTGTATCACAATTCTTGATGGTATGACTAGCAGGCTGAACTGCTGCAGAcacattgtttattgttttattatcatgTGTCTTAATCAGCGCAAGAATTTCAGATGGTGTTCTTATGACTTTCACTCCTTTTACTAAAATGCAAATAgaaaaagattataaaaattataaattttctataggtacccACATATAATAtcctaacctacctatagtctgttatattaaatttgtatgtaggtacttatgattcatattttgaaaacaataaaagtaataggtatattgcaAAGTTACCTAGACACTtagcattatatatatttaacagaaaattaatatagtatggaCTAAATTTTTGGGTGGAcatgtgtatatttaatataggtattatattttaattgatagaaTAAGCattaataatagatttaaacTAAAACTCACTAATATCCTCTTTAGGAACAAGTGGAAACTGTTGAGATGGTGCACGACTTCTTCTCATGATCATTAATTAGAATAAGTAGATTATTTGCGTTTCTTTTATACACTGTCCGACATAGTAGTTATGATTTACAAAAGGAATAgccaatagttataatttaatgtattaatgtataaattaaaaatgttgtattcgTAAGTGTGGTAACAACAATATCCAGGATTTAAGTCACTCCTGGTCCAGTCCTAGCTGTTGTAGTCCTGTTACAGACTTGCAGCTCAATCTCAAATGTTGGACTTACGAGTAACGGAGGATGCGTGAAGTGCTCGTGAGACCGTTACCACTTACCATTCTAATCATTTTTCGTACAAGTGGTTATCACTCGTTTTATTCATAGATAATAGTATctattatcacatattatacgaaaaaatattatcgcGGACcgggaaaaataaacaaaagccactgttgtttatttttcccggcgcttttgaaaactattgggaattttaaattttgacctcccaaatgcaccaactagattcactttcccatcgaacaatgTACGAGAAGAAAATTGAacgaagaaaatcgaagcagtgtttctgccccaaacggtgatgacagtcacaaaaattaaaaagaaaacaatacatctaaaagttaatttacaacaatacaaAAGATGGGCAAGTGCCAAGTGGtcgttgctctgctgtacagcaagCCCGTGCGCAGGATTTCAGAATGGTGGGGgggtgttttgaaaaaaaatttataacacaGATACCTACATCAATAATTAGCAActagtattataacatatttatatttattattaattttgtaagtaggtacctatattaaaagtgtttttaacaatactataaaatacaaatcatttttttaataattttactcgaTGAAGGACAGAAAAGAATTGATTCAGTGCTTGATTTATGTCCACCTTTATATCACGATGTATATTCAATGATGCCAGTCCATTTAAGCGATCTTCACACATTGTTGATCGTAGGTAAGTTTTCAGCCGACGTAATGTTGAAAATGACCTTTCATTAGTCGTAGTCACAGGCAAAACTGACATTTCACGTAATATTTGGAAATGCATCTGCATTACATATATCGAGGGCATCAAGGgcgtttcaaatatttttaccaaccGGTCGTCGTTGCCAAATTTCTACCTCACTTAACCAAATTTCCGGGGAATCGTCGTGTGAAATTGAACTGTAGGTTTCAAACAACGTTTTACAAGGAACTTTGTCTAAAGATTTAGTTTCAATAGTAAAAGACATGAAAAGTTGGATAAAATATTTCGATGTTTGAGGAAGCGATCTTGAAGATGActgattaatgataaataaatcatcatattatggtatgtaaataataattttataataatctgcTACGGAGTCTGTTATAGTGTTAGAACGGTTAGTTTGACGTGATGTAAGTCTTGGTTTAGTCACAGATATATTGTACttcttaaaaatatcttttacagTCACAAAAATTTTGTTGAAGTTATCTGTAGAATATTGTCTTATTTGCTCAAGTTCGTGTTTTGCTGCATCTGCTAACTTAACAGCCTCAACCAAATCTTGATTTTCTGTTTGTAAAACTCtactcattttaatttttataaatgatttgaattattagtatcgaattaatagtaattataatcaattttaatgtaCTTACTATCTCATCATTTTCTAGCCGTggttttttgaaaaactttCGAATGTCCATTTTGATGTTATTTCTAACGGCGTGTTTGTATAACGAAAACGAACGTCTCACTGTGAGCTTACAATCGTTGTGTAGGAATGTCGTAggaattatgattataaacaacttttaaaatacccGAAATCCGTTATAGTGTAATCTCGTGTTCTACTAATTGcgatcgaataaaatattattgtgtgatgTGTATGCTCTATActtatattcatacattttattatcattatattttatcgataataACGACAACGATGACGAAAGTCGATAAACAGCATACgtgaagacaatattatattattatagttttgtactatgcattattatttattacaaataagagtagaaaatattacatataggtaataccgggtgattcttttatcatagaacactcattatttcagaaagaaaagatgataaaagaatcacccagtatatcaATAATGAAAAACACGATTTTTTTGGGTNNNNNNNNNNNNNNNNNNNNNNNNNNNNNNNNNNNNNNNNNNNNNNNNNNcacccccccccccccccccggacgggcctgctgtacagtaggtgacaagtgggtcgctgtaatagatgatgttaaatttgaattcaatgatataatataattgtataagaaaaacgattctgaatgaAAAtcgtcagtcagcctatgatattactaagtatatttgatgatattatttagaataaagtaatttatatatttgccTATTTATGTggtatcttgttttaaattttcaatccttagctataaaagttaaacattttgtaattttttagctacaaaagcatttttaaatttttgatttgatacattttgtcaaaattcaaactttaaatgcttataaaaaaaaatcatgcctatatatttttaatatttttaaactgctatagtaacaatatatcaggagccttgtattaaattttcacacattttggcccaacaaataaatttttaataatatttatagaaaaaaactaaacaaattgaaaattgaaattgtccgtaaacagctcaaaactagtcaaaattgtatggtgtatattaAATGAGAATAcaaaacattcaatgaaattctCATGTATCCaatgttgtataaaaatttgaacttcaaatgctcataaaaatttaatttgaattactagtagagattttttttataaaattagaaaaatttatgaggaatcttgcattaaattttcaaatcttagatttaaaaaggaaaatttttatgaatttctaacagaaaataatttgcacattttaatgatttttacgtattttgtcaaaatgtgaaCTCAAATGCTTGTAAGAAAAGATtttgactatgtatttttaatatttttcaactgatattgtaacaatatataaggagccttgtattaatttgtcatactttttttacccaacgaaatatttttatttatatttgtagaaaaaaaaaaactaaaaaaattgtaaatggaaaatgtccataaacagttcaaaacaatattttgaacattttatcgtgtatataaaatgctaatataaacaaccaacgaaaatttcatatttctacggtcatttgttttagagttacactaaaaaccaaaatcgattttgtcgaaaacctattttgcgtaaaaatgtccttttttttttacgatattgtgtttttaaagaataattattgtgatattgtAGTAGTGCACAAGGGCCGTCCCAAGGTTTTTCGGGGCCAGGGGCAAATTAATGGGGGCTATTCGAccataataataagatattattatagactttaTGGGGCCCCCTAAAAATATTCCAACAATGGGGCCTGGGGCAAAATGGTCccgttgcccccccccccctctgaaCGGTCCTGAGTGCATCTATATATACGGCTGCATCCGAATTGGTTCCCATACCTGTAAATTTACATCCTAATTGGTTCCCGACAATCCAGGCAACACACATCCGAATAGGTTCCCGGTATTCTAGGTAGGCGGGTACCTACACATCGGAATTGGTTCCCGATAAACACTTTCGAATAGGcgatctaataatattatctaataataatctaataatattattacaacatatttCCCATATTTAAAAGTACGGGTATATACAATGAAATAGATTGTCATTAAGATAAAAACCGGTGGTATATTATCGATAAGGATTATGGACGGATATCGATTCGTTACTTGTTAGTCGGTATCTACGGCATTCAGTAATTCACCGCAATAAACGCAGAATATACGTAGTATAGTGATTGTATTTGCGTTTTTGTTTGTGTTTAAAACTTCTCGAATATGGAATTTATGtacagtgaaaaaaataaaaaaaactcatcgTATTAGGCAGTTATAAATTTGGGTTTCAGAAAACGTTGGCAGACGACATTGACCGTTGGACATgtgtaaaaagaaaatgtaagtCGTATTAAGtaacatttcaaaacaaaaagcTCAAAAAGTATTACATGAGAGGCCAGCAAAAATTATTCGCTGTGAGTTGGCTAAATCCGATATTGAAACCATAGATGCTCAAGATTTATGtagaattagaaaaaatatacattatagtcgGTGTACCTACGTTTCCCCAAACATTGAGCGAGActcataacatattaaataattataatttaataactaagaggggaga
It contains:
- the LOC100169505 gene encoding DNA repair and recombination protein RAD54B is translated as MIMRRSRAPSQQFPLVPKEDIIKGVKVIRTPSEILALIKTHDNKTINNVSAAVQPASHTIKNCDTPLQLPQNISKKIKNSVVHKTIKPNKHASEIDEQQEVKENVIQPSNTLESKKYNVTWGKQTKKKHKTWEGDGYLIVSDKFAALHDLDGHKLGSTSDLKSLNLEDGSIIVVGNKQVQVLDLVTEFDTAAIEKSTVTSCAEPLRKRPKILVDVSSPEALIMPEPDIDHQSFFNKKKEEITSVVLEPFLAKHLRPHQKTGIIFLYECVSGFKAQECFGAILADEMGLGKTLQTICLVWMLLKRGPYGGIPLAKRVLIVAPSSLVGNWENEFTRWLGRDRLRLFSVDQKKKPSEFARLPARSYPVMITSYEMLVRYIEEIEKLHFDLMVCDEGHRLKNNSTNTYLALTKIECKRRVLLTGTPIQNELAEFYALIDFVNPGILGTYSMFKREFEDKIVESQQPECHPQIISLGKRKASELNEVTEKFILRRTQDVNNKYLPSKYESVVFCAMAPIQCRLYEETVSYWENRVQEFGLSTISHFSVITMLKKVCNHPELILNNRNNSDTTEETLNQHLNRTITLKHSLIESSGKLIVVDNLLKELHKNGSEKTVLISYYTQTLDIFVKLCDMKHYKYLRLDGSTATAQRTDIVKKFNNSNSNYSVLLLSAKAGGVGLNLVGASNLILYDSDWNPASDQQAMARIWRDGQKKNVHIYRLLTSGTIEEKIFQRQISKTGLSEAITNPDNQNNTKLSFEQLKDLFNFKKDALCSTHDLLECNCGGKGVVLSDNSAFECDDKKSEAPLRVNELMKWEHHSSPFNTDVLEAMNLFGVSTTIRFLFRNKAN